In Nicotiana tabacum cultivar K326 chromosome 19, ASM71507v2, whole genome shotgun sequence, one DNA window encodes the following:
- the LOC142173733 gene encoding uncharacterized protein LOC142173733 gives MHDFIVAEDSKLWDVIYDGPFVPIKTSGDPAVTIPKTRKKFNGVDRKAIEKNFRAKKILVCGIGLDEYNKILACQSTKEIWGTLQTTHEGTTQIKQSKIDMLTTVYELFRMKDDESIQDMHTRFTSIINELHSLGEIIPRNKLFRKILSVLPSSWESKVNAIIKAKDLQKLIIDELVGNLKTYEMKKKKDNERRSPKI, from the coding sequence ATGCACGACTTCATCGTGGCTGAAGATTCCAAGCTCTGGGACGTCATCTATGATGGACCCTTCGTTCCCATAAAAACCAGTGGCGACCCTGCTGTAACCATTcccaaaacaagaaaaaaattcAATGGCGTCGACCGAAAAGCCATAGAAaagaattttcgtgcaaagaaaattctcGTTTGTGGCATTGGTCTTGATGAATACAACAAGATATTGGCATGCCAGTCTACCAAAGAAATATGGGGAACTCTCCAGACAACTCACGAAGGAACAACACAGATCAAGCAatccaagatcgacatgctcacaACTGTATacgagctcttcaggatgaaggatgatgaatccATCCAGGACATGCATACTCGCTTCACATctatcatcaatgagcttcactctcTTGGAGAAATTATTCCAAGAAACAAACTTTTCAGGAAAATACTTAGTGTACTgcccagttcttgggaaagcaaagtgaaCGCTATCATAAAGGCAAAGGACTTGCAGAAGCTGATCATTGATGAACTTGTTGGCAATCTGAAAAcatatgaaatgaagaaaaagaaggacaaTGAAAGAAGAAGCCCAAAGATATAA